Proteins from one Triticum aestivum cultivar Chinese Spring chromosome 7A, IWGSC CS RefSeq v2.1, whole genome shotgun sequence genomic window:
- the LOC123147574 gene encoding uncharacterized protein, translating into MALVCSSSWWTRFWRELREALWEEVKDELLELAIRYLYDKLFNRRHEEAAPAQFPDLTEFLVNDDESASEAAVFGPRPPRALCLGDGSVRPGFLVFLDDGVARAPPFASVDHI; encoded by the coding sequence ATGGCGCTTGTCTGCTCGTCCTCCTGGTGGACCAGGTTCTGGCGGGAGCTTCGAGAGGCTCTATGGGAGGAGGTTAAGGACGAGCTTTTGGAGCTCGCCATCCGGTACCTGTACGACAAGCTCTTCAACCGGCGCCATGAAGAGGCCGCCCCAGCCCAGTTCCCAGATCTCACCGAGTTCCTCGTCAACGACGACGAGTCGGCCAGCGAGGCCGCCGTATTCGGACCAAGACCGCCTCGCGCTCTCTGTCTCGGCGACGGAAGCGTCCGCCCTGGATTCTTGGTGTTCCTCGACGACGGCGTCGCGCGTGCTCCTCCGTTCGCCAGCGTCGACCATATCTAG